The Mucilaginibacter mallensis genome has a segment encoding these proteins:
- a CDS encoding multiubiquitin domain-containing protein has product MENLEGAGQRPAENKLPLKIEGKEFDWSDQYVTGLQVKKLVGAGEGARVFLGIEKPWEDEPVADDDRIDLARPGIEKFYLKYVLPIIINGKEYEWDKQYITGAEVRQLAMTGTNGLLYLAIKKPWEDELVGDDTLVDLARPGIEHFFTKTEHVQLVTIKVDRIDRLIEPGERTVAEIKKVGEVTPGYELDELIGNKPVPLKNDAVICIKGGEQFLSRVKDGTSS; this is encoded by the coding sequence ATGGAAAATTTAGAAGGGGCGGGTCAACGACCAGCCGAAAACAAACTTCCGCTCAAGATTGAGGGAAAAGAATTTGACTGGTCAGATCAGTATGTCACCGGGTTGCAGGTGAAAAAACTGGTCGGTGCCGGTGAGGGGGCGCGTGTTTTTCTCGGTATTGAAAAGCCGTGGGAAGACGAGCCGGTAGCCGATGATGACCGGATTGATCTGGCCAGGCCTGGTATTGAAAAATTTTACCTGAAGTATGTATTGCCCATAATTATTAACGGCAAGGAATATGAATGGGACAAACAATACATTACAGGTGCTGAAGTACGTCAACTGGCAATGACCGGAACCAATGGCTTATTGTACCTGGCTATTAAGAAACCATGGGAAGACGAACTGGTTGGCGACGATACCCTGGTTGATCTTGCCCGGCCGGGAATAGAACATTTCTTTACAAAAACGGAGCATGTTCAACTGGTAACTATTAAAGTGGACCGCATAGACCGCCTGATCGAACCGGGTGAACGTACAGTAGCGGAAATAAAGAAAGTAGGCGAGGTAACACCCGGCTACGAGCTGGATGAGCTTATTGGCAATAAACCGGTCCCACTTAAAAACGATGCGGTAATTTGTATCAAGGGCGGCGAACAATTTTTAAGCCGGGTAAAGGACGGTACCTCATCATAA
- a CDS encoding thiol-activated cytolysin family protein has translation MKNMNLKTKHDRFHISHRPQFYYLMIPLLVCTFCANAQVKRPAAKPVITTVPASTQTTAPAITKKPVEKTTPVLYGNVQHLTVKPLGLGDPAYEGTSKHAKRKASHDNGFDDTAKMHINGITIKLVKNPKFGGNAPTTYKAHTKKGSEHKEKSTDKKGGEWDCASSTVSLTANSPNFLSADAASMAGLIYPGAFYKFDDFFSGNPKPFIGAQHVLGLMIDNSNLKPNDNPFVNISNPNYEKVYTAVDKLQNELKGPAGTFSFNSTSYETSDATAAALQISGGGSYAGVTVSASYATSSESNTVNVTIDATKILYTIRVVPPDSGYFIDPNVENTKNLMVMGRVSYGVRVLANFTYTMNSSKDAETFKASYSGFGTSANVDLNAVSSDKNVSSTINCYVVGGPGKTTLQFNRKDLEKEIQNVFRNVTWQTAQPISYSFYDMADDVLGSYSNTDDFHERNCVPNDNAAILQSAYITYTTSQLPGENKDDDTHYHVIVYSGNAGSNNGYNGYDNNPPQTVNNGEPFLLAYKTGPLNITFNGGVSHQDPLTFNNYLTNFLGLKGNPTMDFFVKNGGLVHFHIYPNGHDTWGISTVVLTLNFAGGLTQKITWGGKGPDVLVLTQDSTEGTLYFDGTFKPRQ, from the coding sequence ATGAAAAACATGAACCTCAAAACCAAACACGATCGCTTTCATATCAGCCATCGCCCCCAATTTTATTACCTGATGATACCATTGTTAGTTTGTACCTTTTGTGCAAATGCCCAGGTAAAAAGGCCCGCAGCAAAGCCTGTTATAACAACAGTACCGGCATCTACCCAAACAACTGCACCCGCTATTACAAAAAAACCTGTCGAGAAAACAACGCCGGTACTATATGGAAATGTACAGCATCTTACGGTAAAGCCCCTTGGGTTGGGTGATCCCGCTTATGAGGGTACAAGTAAACATGCCAAAAGAAAGGCTTCACATGATAACGGATTTGACGATACTGCAAAAATGCACATTAACGGGATCACAATTAAACTTGTGAAGAACCCCAAATTTGGCGGCAATGCCCCGACCACCTATAAGGCGCATACAAAAAAAGGAAGCGAACACAAAGAAAAGAGCACCGACAAAAAAGGGGGAGAATGGGATTGCGCATCTTCAACAGTTTCGCTTACGGCCAACAGCCCCAATTTTTTAAGTGCCGATGCCGCCTCAATGGCAGGCCTCATTTATCCCGGGGCATTTTATAAGTTCGACGATTTTTTTAGCGGCAACCCAAAACCTTTTATAGGAGCGCAGCATGTGTTAGGATTAATGATAGATAATTCGAACTTAAAACCCAACGATAACCCGTTTGTAAATATTTCAAATCCTAACTATGAAAAAGTATATACAGCTGTTGATAAACTTCAAAATGAATTAAAGGGGCCGGCGGGCACTTTTAGCTTTAATTCAACCAGTTATGAAACAAGTGATGCTACGGCTGCAGCTCTCCAGATCAGCGGAGGGGGTAGCTACGCGGGCGTTACAGTAAGCGCCTCTTATGCCACTTCCAGCGAGTCGAATACGGTAAATGTAACCATTGATGCCACTAAAATATTGTATACCATACGTGTTGTACCGCCCGATAGCGGCTATTTTATTGACCCCAACGTTGAGAACACAAAAAACCTGATGGTAATGGGTCGTGTAAGTTATGGCGTACGCGTTTTAGCGAATTTTACCTATACTATGAATTCTTCAAAGGACGCTGAAACTTTCAAGGCAAGTTACAGCGGTTTTGGCACGAGTGCAAATGTTGACCTTAACGCAGTATCGTCTGATAAAAATGTTTCAAGTACCATAAATTGTTATGTAGTTGGCGGCCCGGGCAAAACCACGTTGCAGTTTAACCGGAAAGATCTTGAAAAAGAGATCCAAAATGTATTCAGAAATGTTACCTGGCAAACCGCCCAGCCAATTTCTTACTCTTTTTATGATATGGCTGATGATGTGCTCGGGTCGTACAGCAACACTGACGATTTTCACGAACGTAACTGTGTGCCCAATGATAATGCTGCCATACTACAAAGTGCCTATATAACTTATACAACCAGTCAATTACCGGGAGAAAATAAAGACGATGACACACACTATCATGTAATTGTATATTCGGGCAATGCAGGTTCAAATAATGGCTATAATGGGTACGATAACAATCCACCCCAGACAGTAAATAATGGCGAACCATTTCTTTTGGCCTACAAAACGGGGCCGCTCAATATAACCTTTAATGGAGGTGTTAGCCATCAAGATCCGCTGACCTTTAATAATTATTTAACGAATTTTTTGGGTTTAAAAGGTAACCCAACAATGGACTTCTTTGTCAAAAATGGCGGATTGGTCCATTTTCATATTTATCCCAATGGGCATGATACCTGGGGTATATCAACAGTTGTTTTGACACTCAATTTTGCCGGCGGGTTAACACAAAAGATCACTTGGGGCGGTAAGGGGCCGGATGTGCTTGTATTAACCCAGGACAGTACAGAGGGAACCCTTTATTTTGATGGTACATTTAAACCACGACAATAA
- a CDS encoding TetR/AcrR family transcriptional regulator: MPRVQLFDKEKALKNAMELFWKKGFNGTSTRDLEKATGLGTSSIYNSFGGKESLFFETLQYYMETEQTKLGQNIKSSPSALKALRALFECVLQEDSAAGMPVSGCFVVNSITELANNSPRLNQFVTAARAGTIAILKELIQKAQEQNEIPAVNDPTQLAVYLQTVMTGLKVSGMLDSCPVSCSFTKFLR; encoded by the coding sequence ATGCCACGTGTTCAATTATTTGATAAGGAAAAAGCATTGAAAAATGCGATGGAATTGTTCTGGAAAAAAGGGTTTAATGGTACCTCCACCCGCGACCTGGAAAAGGCTACCGGGCTGGGTACATCGAGTATCTATAATTCATTTGGCGGTAAAGAGTCTTTATTCTTTGAAACGCTCCAATATTACATGGAAACTGAACAGACGAAACTCGGTCAAAATATAAAGAGTTCGCCGTCCGCCTTAAAGGCACTCAGGGCACTGTTTGAGTGCGTGTTACAGGAAGATAGCGCGGCAGGTATGCCGGTAAGTGGCTGCTTCGTGGTTAATTCCATTACTGAGCTTGCTAACAACAGCCCCCGGTTGAACCAGTTCGTCACTGCTGCGAGGGCAGGGACGATCGCAATATTAAAAGAACTTATCCAAAAGGCACAGGAACAAAATGAAATCCCTGCGGTGAACGATCCAACTCAATTGGCCGTTTACTTGCAAACGGTCATGACCGGGTTGAAAGTGTCTGGTATGTTGGACTCATGCCCGGTTTCATGTAGCTTTACAAAATTTTTGCGCTGA
- a CDS encoding HesA/MoeB/ThiF family protein — MKKLKVHVKMPGPLYEKVLADLKRPHEFAGERVGFLYTTHKIIGGRMIIWINSYSPVKDDHYIYDRSVGARFSGAAIRDAMEQVITHNSGSVYVHLHNHKGVPAPSEADKNGIPGVVQSLVHANPTATHGYLILSKNSFFVRLQLPGGSLVTAPECISVIGKPMVFHYPGKRLHKFGDKYSRQSFLGPESQFLFGQVRVAIVGLGGGGSHVAQQFAHIGILNPAIFDGDHAEESNLNRLIGAWFMDILRRTLKTRIAKRLFKKILPGVAVECYDGRWQDYAEAMQTCDIVVGCVDDYASRAELEAECRRYLIPYIDIGMDVHVDEAGKSHISGQVITSIPGWPCMRCLQFVTEEKLGKEAAKYGQAGIRPQVVWPNGTLASTAVGIVVELITGWTSQGMGNNYLSYDGDKGTLVPSHRLKFLPEEACDHFPLSQSGVPAYQSL, encoded by the coding sequence ATGAAAAAACTAAAAGTCCATGTAAAGATGCCCGGGCCACTTTATGAAAAAGTGCTTGCCGACCTGAAAAGGCCTCATGAGTTTGCCGGGGAAAGAGTAGGATTTCTTTATACCACTCATAAGATTATAGGCGGTCGAATGATAATCTGGATAAATAGCTATTCTCCCGTTAAGGACGACCACTATATCTATGATCGTTCGGTAGGGGCACGTTTTAGCGGGGCGGCGATCCGCGATGCCATGGAACAAGTGATAACCCATAACTCCGGGAGTGTATATGTCCACCTTCATAATCACAAAGGGGTGCCTGCACCCAGCGAAGCAGATAAAAACGGCATTCCCGGCGTCGTGCAAAGCCTCGTCCATGCTAATCCAACGGCGACCCATGGTTACCTGATCCTGAGTAAAAACTCGTTTTTCGTCCGCTTACAATTACCGGGCGGTTCGCTTGTGACAGCACCTGAATGCATTTCCGTAATCGGCAAGCCCATGGTCTTTCACTACCCCGGAAAAAGGTTACACAAATTTGGTGACAAATATAGCCGCCAATCGTTTCTTGGGCCCGAATCTCAGTTTCTTTTCGGCCAGGTTCGTGTAGCAATCGTAGGGCTTGGTGGCGGCGGATCACATGTTGCCCAGCAGTTTGCACATATCGGAATTTTAAACCCGGCTATTTTTGATGGGGACCACGCCGAAGAATCAAACCTGAATAGGCTGATCGGCGCATGGTTTATGGATATCTTGCGACGCACGCTAAAAACCAGGATTGCCAAACGGCTTTTTAAAAAGATACTTCCCGGTGTGGCCGTTGAATGTTATGATGGCCGTTGGCAGGATTATGCGGAAGCAATGCAAACTTGTGATATTGTTGTCGGCTGCGTGGATGATTATGCCTCGAGGGCTGAGTTGGAGGCGGAATGCAGAAGGTACCTGATCCCGTATATCGATATAGGTATGGATGTACATGTGGATGAAGCGGGTAAAAGCCACATCTCGGGCCAGGTGATTACTTCAATTCCAGGCTGGCCTTGTATGCGCTGCCTGCAGTTTGTGACTGAGGAAAAACTCGGTAAAGAAGCAGCCAAATACGGACAGGCGGGCATCCGGCCGCAGGTAGTTTGGCCAAACGGCACCCTGGCATCGACTGCCGTCGGGATAGTTGTGGAGTTAATAACAGGCTGGACTTCACAGGGAATGGGAAATAATTATTTATCTTATGACGGAGACAAGGGAACGCTGGTGCCGAGCCACCGTTTAAAATTTTTGCCGGAGGAGGCATGCGACCATTTTCCCCTCAGTCAAAGCGGCGTTCCCGCCTATCAATCCCTGTAA
- a CDS encoding helix-turn-helix domain-containing protein, with translation MTESTKTLGGILREARDLKKLSLREVEVQSGISNAYLSQLENDKIKKPSANTLYKLSELFHITFDDLMVAAGIVEQGKEERKRPVHYAFNSDDLTPEEEQALIDYLKFLRYQQKDAK, from the coding sequence ATGACAGAAAGCACAAAGACGCTCGGAGGCATCTTGCGAGAAGCAAGAGACCTCAAAAAATTATCCTTACGGGAAGTAGAAGTGCAGAGCGGCATTTCCAATGCTTACCTGAGTCAACTGGAAAATGACAAGATCAAAAAACCCTCTGCCAATACCCTTTACAAGCTTTCAGAGTTATTCCATATTACGTTCGATGACCTGATGGTGGCGGCCGGTATTGTGGAACAGGGTAAAGAGGAACGAAAACGGCCTGTGCACTACGCTTTTAACTCGGACGACCTGACTCCAGAGGAAGAGCAGGCACTGATCGATTATTTAAAATTTTTAAGATACCAGCAAAAGGATGCTAAATGA